The proteins below are encoded in one region of Phaeodactylum tricornutum CCAP 1055/1 chromosome 3, complete sequence:
- a CDS encoding predicted protein translates to MTTNAEATLLTEISDLRSRLRELEDDTKSSVSSAVPGNEEWSNLLKKELAKVENEKAVLEKEYMNHMTSLAVSNQKLVDDLTGRLKKSEETNEILEERLSNQDQEKEVHRLRKVLADEREAHGNEIKQLQENLAQADHEIVESRQEMDYLHEQIMELETDKDSLFQDLTNAKQEIEAVRFDRNQEFAKKEREINRVVEERNDAIIQLDGQREALAIENAALKEQVVKFTVDRANQNSTPVTASERQSLGDEIDRLEQRLELLQAKASEQEKTITGLSESLTDEHNKYQSLKKQLKTLEEAKERDTGINNDKASDDVILLRKQNRKLNDEVMELRRQTADGSLSSVRPQSPDVYQNVTVRDRSDIPKSSIPTGSNHSARPDTSPSTGILARVDGSSSVESSANGGKISGLVASLERRVHTTKSGEAIVGAAEVEVGAIELTEMKRELEKERSLVLSLENELYAERQTVASLRADLADVTNTTEASIAGESKDSTLKARLAEKEAQIENLRVKVADLEDALRERETRLNMLRSENEANDAARRDAERRCLKGEDAVRDLKAQLDCVSTMNAMEDEKKSEQEDREVLRLRSQIEALQPELNQTMTEIESVRHESEELKKALHAEQLRTLDLEKKLEEIEDNCEGPMSSSKAQKKLDAVINKLKIQLTETQMSKADLEMESMNRIKEVETEMEALEVEAEEELQSLNKEISMLKQDLANKESDISRLEKEKSQLCSNMNNVSFNRKDEVDELQGELIDMTAKLASQSREIQTLKMKIEDHDTRKGLTEQKLRERIQELEDEITDGHQAQRNQVDKQELERFRSDNLKLRESIREVTAERRFLQDKVEQMSSERYASKSAQSLRERNNDLKNEVDKLTKRLKKMEKSITRFAV, encoded by the coding sequence ATGACGACCAACGCGGAAGCAACCCTGCTGACGGAAATTTCCGACCTCCGCTCGCGTCTCCGCGAACTGGAAGACGACACCAAGAGTTCCGTCTCGTCCGCTGTCCCCGGAAACGAAGAATGGTCCAATTTACTGAAGAAAGAGCTCGCTAAagtagaaaacgaaaaggcTGTTCTCGAGAAAGAATACATGAATCACATGACCTCCTTAGCCGTGTCCAACCAAAAACTAGTGGACGACTTGACCGGACGTCTGAAGAAAAGCGaagaaacgaacgaaattCTGGAAGAGCGGTTGTCGAACCAGGACCAGGAAAAGGAAGTACATCGCTTGCGGAAGGTTTTGGCAGATGAACGCGAGGCACACGGAAACGAAATCAAACAGTTGCAGGAAAATTTGGCACAGGCGGATCACGAGATTGTGGAATCGCGACAAGAAATGGACTATCTTCACGAGCAGATCATGGAACTTGAAACAGACAAGGATTCGCTCTTTCAAGATTTGACCAATGCCAAGCAGGAAATTGAAGCGGTCCGATTCGACCGCAACCAGGAATTCGCCAAGAAGGAAAGGGAAATTAATAGAGTCGTCGAAGAACGCAATGACGCTATAATTCAGCTGGACGGTCAACGCGAAGCGCTCGCAATAGAAAATGCGGCTCTGAAAGAGCAAGTGGTCAAATTTACGGTTGATCGGGCCAATCAAAACAGTACTCCGGTGACGGCGTCCGAACGACAATCTCTCGGGGACGAAATTGACAGGCTTGAACAGCGTCTAGAGCTTTTGCAGGCCAAGGCATCCGAGCAAGAAAAAACCATCACCGGCCTTTCGGAGTCACTCACCGATGAGCACAACAAGTACCAATCTCTCAAGAAGCAACTGAAAAcattggaagaagccaaagaaaGAGACACAGGGATCAATAACGACAAGGCTTCTGACGACGTCATACTTTTGCGTAAGCAGAACAGAAAGCTCAATGACGAGGTCATGGAATTGCGCCGACAGACTGCTGACGGATCTTTGTCGTCGGTCAGGCCGCAGTCGCCAGATGTTTACCAGAATGTGACAGTTCGGGATCGGTCAGatatcccaaaatcttcGATTCCGACAGGATCGAATCACAGTGCACGGCCAGATACAAGCCCGTCTACGGGTATTTTGGCTCGCGTAGAcggttcttcttcagtcgAATCCTCAGCTAATGGCGGCAAGATTTCCGGTCTTGTTGCGTCGCTTGAGCGACGCGTACACACAACAAAGTCCGGAGAAGCCATAGTTGGTGCCGCGGAAGTGGAAGTTGGGGCGATCGAACTAACGGAAATGAAACGCGAGCTGGAGAAGGAAAGGAGTCTAGTCCTTTCACTAGAAAACGAACTATATGCAGAACGCCAAACAGTGGCATCTTTGCGAGCCGACCTTGCAGATGTGACCAATACAACAGAGGCATCAATTGCTGGGGAGAGCAAGGATTCGACTTTAAAAGCCAGGCTGGCCGAGAAAGAAGCTCAAATTGAAAATCTGCGTGTTAAAGTAGCAGACTTGGAAGATGCCCTTCGTGAGCGAGAGACACGATTAAATATGCTGAGATCGGAGAACGAAGCAAACGACGCTGCTCGTCGTGATGCGGAACGCCGCTGTTTGAAGGGAGAAGATGCTGTCAGAGATCTCAAAGCTCAGCTGGACTGTGTATCCACCATGAACGCCATGGAGGATGAGAAAAAATCGGAACAGGAAGACCGCGAAGTTCTACGTCTTCGATCTCAAATTGAGGCGCTGCAGCCCGAATTGAACCAAACAATGACTGAAATTGAATCCGTTCGACACGAAAGCGAAGAGCTCAAAAAGGCACTTCACGCGGAACAACTTCGAACACTCGACCTTGAGAAAAAGCTTGAAGAAATAGAAGACAACTGCGAGGGACCAATGAGCAGTTCTAAGGCTCAGAAGAAGCTTGACGCCGTGATCAACAAGCTAAAAATACAGTTGACGGAAACGCAAATGTCAAAGGCTGACTTGGAAATGGAGTCGATGAATCGCATTAAAGAGGTTGAAACAGAGATGGAGGCGCTGGAAGTCgaagcggaagaagagctGCAATCGCTGAACAAAGAAATCAGTATGCTGAAGCAAGATCTAGCGAACAAAGAATCCGATATTTCTCGTCtagaaaaagaaaaatctcAGCTTTGCTCAAACATGAATAATGTTTCTTTCAATCGCAAGGATGAAGTAGACGAGTTACAGGGAGAGCTGATCGATATGACAGCCAAGCTCGCTTCTCAATCTCGGGAGATTCAGACCCTGAAAATGAAAATCGAGGACCATGATACGCGCAAGGGGCTTACGGAGCAGAAGTTGCGCGAGCGAATCCAAGAATTAGAAGATGAGATCACAGACGGGCACCAAGCCCAGAGGAACCAGGTGGATAAACAAGAACTGGAGCGATTTCGTTCGGACAACCTGAAGTTACGGGAATCAATTCGGGAGGTTACAGCCGAGCGCCGATTTCTACAGGATAAAGTAGAGCAGATGTCGTCCGAACGTTATGCATCGAAATCGGCTCAATCTCTTCGAGAGCGAAACAATGATTTGAAGAATGAGGTCGACAAGCTTACGAAGCGCCTGAAAAAGATGGAGAAGAGTATAACTCGTTTTGCAGTCTAA